The proteins below come from a single Stutzerimonas stutzeri RCH2 genomic window:
- the fabF gene encoding beta-ketoacyl-ACP synthase II encodes MSRRRVVVTGMGMLSPLGNDVPSSWQGILAGRSGIGLIEHMDLSAYSTRFGGSIKGFDVEQYLPAKEARKLDLFIQYGLAASFQAVRDSGLEVTDANRERIGVAMGSGIGGLTNIENSCKALIEQGPRRISPFFVPGSIINMVSGFLSIHLGLQGPNYAIATACTTGTHCIGMAARNIAYGEADVMVAGGSEMAASGLGIGGFAAARALSTRNDDPAAASRPWDKERDGFVLSDGAGALVLEELEHAKARGAHIYAELIGFGMSADAFHMTSPPDDGAGAARCIRNALKDAQLNVEQVQYINAHGTSTPAGDKAEAAAIRSVFGDHAYELSVSSTKSMVGHLLGAAGAVEAIFSVLAIRDQVAPPTINLHEPDEGCDLDFVPHQAKPRPIDVAVSNSFGFGGTNGSLVFRRFAE; translated from the coding sequence GTGTCGCGTAGACGCGTCGTAGTCACCGGGATGGGCATGCTTTCGCCACTGGGTAACGATGTGCCGAGCAGCTGGCAGGGTATTCTCGCCGGCCGTAGTGGTATCGGCCTGATCGAGCACATGGACCTTTCTGCCTATTCCACTCGTTTTGGCGGGTCGATCAAGGGCTTCGATGTCGAGCAGTATCTGCCGGCTAAGGAAGCACGCAAGCTCGACTTGTTCATTCAGTACGGCCTCGCTGCGAGCTTTCAGGCCGTGCGGGATTCCGGTCTTGAAGTCACTGACGCCAATCGGGAGCGCATCGGCGTCGCGATGGGGTCTGGTATCGGTGGTCTGACCAACATCGAAAACAGCTGCAAGGCGCTGATTGAACAGGGCCCGCGGCGTATTTCGCCCTTCTTCGTGCCGGGTTCCATCATCAACATGGTGTCTGGCTTCCTGTCGATCCACTTGGGATTGCAGGGTCCGAACTATGCGATCGCCACTGCCTGTACCACGGGCACCCACTGCATCGGCATGGCCGCGCGCAATATCGCCTATGGCGAGGCGGATGTGATGGTCGCAGGTGGATCCGAAATGGCTGCCAGCGGGCTCGGTATTGGTGGCTTTGCGGCGGCGCGGGCGTTGTCCACGCGCAACGACGATCCCGCTGCGGCCAGTCGTCCGTGGGATAAGGAGCGTGATGGCTTCGTTCTGTCCGACGGTGCCGGTGCCCTGGTGCTCGAGGAGCTGGAGCATGCCAAGGCCCGTGGCGCGCATATCTATGCGGAGCTGATTGGTTTTGGCATGAGTGCCGACGCCTTCCACATGACGTCGCCACCCGACGATGGCGCCGGTGCGGCGCGCTGCATCCGTAACGCGCTGAAGGACGCTCAGCTTAATGTCGAGCAGGTGCAGTACATCAACGCGCATGGGACCTCCACGCCGGCAGGCGACAAGGCCGAGGCTGCTGCGATCCGCAGTGTGTTTGGCGATCATGCCTATGAGCTGTCAGTGAGTTCGACCAAGTCCATGGTCGGCCACCTGCTCGGTGCCGCCGGTGCTGTCGAGGCGATCTTCAGCGTTCTGGCCATTCGTGATCAAGTCGCACCGCCGACCATCAATCTGCATGAGCCTGACGAAGGCTGCGATCTCGACTTCGTACCGCACCAGGCCAAGCCGAGGCCGATCGACGTCGCGGTGTCCAACTCCTTCGGCTTCGGTGGAACCAACGGTTCGCTGGTATTCCGCCGGTTTGCCGAGTGA
- the pabC gene encoding aminodeoxychorismate lyase — protein sequence MTSSWLNGQPCIGLPVHDRGLAYGDGLFETIRVADSQAPLLDRHLQRLRDGCQRLAIPIDTDELRNELARFFPVLGRGVAKLIVTRGTGQRGYAPPEPCQPQRLLLGSPLPAYPPQNALAGIRLFPCETRLAEQPRLAGIKHLNRLEQVLARAEWHDPAYAEGLMRDMSGRVVEGVFSNLFMVVDGELRTASLVRCGVAGVMRAEIMARASQHGRTVVESDISYAELLQADEVFLCNSLYGIWPVTALAERVWPVGPLTRKLQAVVADLLSDP from the coding sequence GTGACATCGAGCTGGCTGAACGGGCAACCCTGTATAGGGCTGCCCGTTCATGATCGCGGCCTGGCCTATGGAGATGGGCTATTCGAGACGATACGGGTCGCAGATAGTCAGGCTCCGCTGCTCGATCGCCATCTGCAGCGATTGCGCGATGGCTGTCAGCGCCTTGCTATCCCAATTGATACCGATGAGCTGCGCAACGAGTTGGCGCGGTTCTTCCCAGTCCTGGGGCGGGGTGTTGCCAAGCTCATCGTCACACGCGGCACCGGGCAGCGCGGTTATGCCCCGCCCGAGCCCTGTCAGCCGCAACGGCTGCTTTTAGGCTCGCCTCTTCCCGCCTACCCGCCACAGAACGCCCTCGCCGGGATCCGGCTTTTTCCTTGTGAGACACGTCTGGCCGAGCAGCCACGGCTCGCCGGCATCAAGCATTTGAATCGGCTGGAGCAGGTGTTGGCGCGTGCCGAATGGCACGATCCCGCCTACGCCGAGGGGTTGATGCGCGATATGTCTGGCAGGGTGGTGGAGGGCGTCTTCAGCAATTTGTTCATGGTTGTCGACGGTGAACTGCGCACCGCGTCGCTGGTACGGTGCGGAGTTGCGGGTGTCATGCGAGCGGAGATCATGGCCCGTGCATCGCAGCATGGGCGCACCGTGGTCGAGAGCGACATCAGCTATGCCGAACTGCTACAGGCTGACGAAGTGTTCCTTTGCAACAGCCTCTACGGTATCTGGCCTGTCACAGCTTTGGCCGAACGTGTCTGGCCGGTCGGTCCGCTGACCCGTAAACTGCAGGCCGTTGTTGCCGACCTGTTGAGTGATCCGTGA
- the mltG gene encoding endolytic transglycosylase MltG, which yields MIRKILILLLAVVLLAAISLGLFAWKQHAALEQSLVVTDEALLLDVRPGDTPSGVFQRLEAEGVLDDAFWLRLYWRLNLSGQSLHSGEYRLTPGMTARDMIGLWKRGEVVQYSLTLVEGWNFRQLRSALLNQPKLQQTLDGLSDAEIMARIGAPDVHPEGRFFPDTYRFTRGTSDVDLLRRAYARLEQVLEEEWQQRAEGLPYQDAYQALIMASIIEKETGVPEERGEIAGVFVRRLARGMLLQTDPTVIYGMGDGYKGRITRTDLRTPTPYNTYTNAGLPPTPIAMVGREAIHAALHPADGTSLYFVARGDGSHVFSDTLDQHNRAVREYQLKRRADYRSSPPPRQAPVNSESAQ from the coding sequence GTGATCCGTAAAATTCTCATTCTGCTGCTGGCCGTAGTGCTGTTAGCGGCAATCTCGCTCGGATTGTTCGCCTGGAAGCAGCATGCTGCGCTCGAGCAATCGCTGGTCGTGACAGACGAGGCCCTGCTGCTCGATGTGCGTCCGGGCGATACGCCCAGCGGCGTTTTTCAGCGCCTGGAAGCGGAAGGTGTGTTGGATGACGCGTTCTGGTTGCGGCTGTACTGGCGGCTGAACCTGTCCGGGCAGAGCCTGCACAGCGGTGAGTACCGTCTGACTCCGGGCATGACCGCGCGCGACATGATCGGATTATGGAAGCGTGGCGAAGTCGTGCAATACAGCCTGACGCTCGTCGAAGGCTGGAATTTCCGCCAGCTCCGCAGCGCCCTCCTGAATCAGCCCAAGCTGCAGCAGACCCTGGACGGGCTTTCTGATGCCGAGATCATGGCGCGCATCGGCGCACCGGATGTGCATCCGGAAGGGCGGTTCTTCCCCGACACCTATCGATTCACCCGCGGCACGTCCGATGTAGATCTGCTGCGGCGTGCCTATGCGCGTCTGGAGCAGGTGCTCGAAGAAGAGTGGCAGCAGCGCGCCGAAGGCTTGCCGTATCAGGACGCATATCAGGCGCTGATCATGGCTTCGATCATCGAGAAGGAAACCGGTGTACCGGAAGAGCGGGGCGAGATCGCAGGTGTCTTCGTGCGCAGGTTGGCACGGGGCATGTTGCTGCAGACTGATCCGACCGTGATCTATGGTATGGGCGATGGCTACAAGGGACGGATCACTCGCACCGATCTGCGCACGCCGACGCCCTACAATACCTACACCAATGCCGGCCTGCCGCCGACCCCGATCGCCATGGTTGGGCGCGAGGCGATTCATGCCGCGCTGCATCCGGCAGACGGTACCAGTCTCTATTTCGTTGCTCGCGGTGATGGCAGCCATGTCTTCAGCGATACGCTCGATCAGCACAACCGGGCGGTGCGCGAGTACCAGCTCAAGCGGCGTGCAGACTATCGTTCCAGTCCGCCGCCGCGGCAGGCGCCGGTCAACAGCGAGAGCGCGCAATGA
- the tmk gene encoding dTMP kinase, translated as MNGLFVTLEGPEGAGKSTNREYLAEHLRALGVDVVLTREPGGTPLAERIRELLLTPADEPMAVDTELLLVFAARAQHLAQVIRPALQRGAVVLCDRFTDATYAYQGGGRGLSVERIAQLETFVQGDLRPDLTLIFDLPIEVGLARAAARGRLDRFEQEGMRFFEAVRHAYLDRAEATPARYRIIDAGQSLTAVQRDVEALIPELMERLDG; from the coding sequence ATGAACGGACTCTTTGTCACACTCGAAGGCCCCGAAGGGGCCGGTAAGAGCACCAATCGTGAATACCTCGCCGAGCACCTGCGAGCGCTCGGCGTGGATGTCGTGCTGACCCGCGAGCCCGGTGGCACGCCGTTAGCCGAGCGTATTCGTGAGTTGCTGTTGACCCCTGCCGACGAACCGATGGCGGTGGATACCGAGCTGCTGCTGGTGTTTGCGGCGCGGGCTCAGCATCTGGCACAGGTCATCCGGCCAGCGCTCCAGCGGGGGGCGGTGGTGCTCTGTGATCGCTTCACCGATGCCACTTACGCGTACCAGGGCGGCGGACGCGGACTTTCGGTCGAGCGGATTGCGCAACTGGAGACCTTCGTACAAGGGGATCTGCGTCCTGACCTGACGTTGATCTTCGATCTGCCGATCGAGGTGGGGCTGGCTCGAGCGGCTGCCCGGGGGCGCCTGGATCGCTTCGAGCAGGAAGGCATGCGCTTTTTCGAGGCGGTACGACATGCCTACCTGGATCGCGCCGAGGCCACACCGGCACGCTATCGGATCATCGATGCCGGGCAATCGCTTACCGCAGTGCAGCGTGATGTCGAGGCGCTGATTCCAGAGCTGATGGAGCGCCTTGATGGCTGA
- a CDS encoding DNA polymerase III subunit delta' gives MADVLPWQAELWRQLAGRSQHAHAYLLHGPGGIGKRLLAEQLMALLLCQRPVNGMACGVCKACQLLAAQTHPDHYILEPEEVDKAIRVDQVRDLVGFVTQTAQLGGRKVILLEPAEAMNLNAANALLKSLEEPSGDTVLLLISHQPSRLLPTIKSRCVQQACPLPGRQQSLDWLAGQLPELAPELREQLLTLAAGSPLAALKLHEQKVLDLRAQVVEGVKKLLKQQQSPSQLAEGWNALPLILLFDWFCEWAHLILRYQMAGDEAELGAADMQKVLQYLAQKSPQHKVMALQDWLLEHRQKVLGKANLNRVLLLEALLVQWATLPGAG, from the coding sequence ATGGCTGACGTTCTTCCCTGGCAGGCCGAGCTCTGGCGACAGCTGGCAGGGCGCTCGCAGCATGCCCATGCCTACCTGCTGCATGGTCCTGGCGGCATCGGCAAAAGGCTGCTGGCCGAGCAGCTGATGGCGCTGCTGCTTTGCCAACGCCCGGTGAATGGCATGGCTTGTGGCGTGTGCAAGGCTTGCCAGTTGTTGGCGGCACAGACTCATCCAGATCACTACATTCTCGAGCCGGAGGAGGTCGACAAGGCCATTCGCGTCGATCAGGTGCGTGATCTGGTCGGCTTCGTCACTCAGACGGCGCAGCTGGGCGGGCGCAAGGTGATATTGCTGGAGCCGGCCGAGGCGATGAACCTCAACGCGGCCAACGCATTGCTCAAGAGCCTTGAGGAGCCGTCTGGCGATACGGTGCTGCTACTCATCAGCCATCAGCCAAGCCGCTTGCTACCGACCATCAAGAGTCGCTGTGTGCAGCAGGCCTGCCCGCTGCCTGGGCGGCAGCAGAGCCTCGATTGGCTGGCAGGGCAACTGCCTGAACTGGCTCCGGAGCTGCGTGAACAGTTGCTGACGCTGGCGGCGGGGTCGCCTCTGGCAGCGCTGAAGCTGCATGAGCAGAAAGTGCTGGACCTGCGCGCCCAGGTCGTCGAAGGGGTGAAGAAGCTGCTCAAGCAGCAACAGTCGCCCAGTCAGCTCGCCGAGGGCTGGAACGCGTTGCCGCTAATTCTGCTCTTTGACTGGTTTTGTGAGTGGGCGCATCTGATTCTGCGTTACCAGATGGCCGGTGATGAAGCGGAGCTCGGTGCTGCCGATATGCAAAAGGTATTGCAGTACCTGGCGCAGAAGTCGCCGCAGCATAAAGTCATGGCGTTGCAGGACTGGCTGCTCGAACATCGGCAGAAAGTGCTAGGCAAAGCCAACCTCAACCGTGTGTTGCTTCTCGAAGCGCTGCTGGTGCAGTGGGCAACGCTGCCCGGCGCGGGCTAG
- a CDS encoding PilZ domain-containing protein, whose product MSLPANLGPRNGILSLTIKDKSVLYAAFMPFIKHGGLFIPTNKSYKLGDEVFMLLNLMDEPEKIPVAGKVVWITPKGAQGSRAAGIGVQFNEGDSTARNKIETYLAGALKSDRPTHTM is encoded by the coding sequence ATGAGCCTGCCAGCAAATCTTGGTCCGCGTAATGGCATCCTGTCCCTGACCATCAAGGACAAATCGGTGCTCTATGCCGCGTTCATGCCTTTCATCAAGCATGGCGGTCTGTTCATTCCGACCAACAAGAGCTACAAGCTTGGCGACGAAGTGTTCATGCTGCTCAACCTGATGGACGAGCCGGAAAAGATTCCCGTAGCCGGAAAGGTGGTCTGGATCACCCCCAAGGGTGCCCAGGGCAGTCGCGCCGCGGGAATTGGCGTGCAGTTCAACGAGGGCGACAGTACCGCCCGCAACAAGATCGAAACCTATCTGGCCGGTGCCCTCAAGTCGGATCGCCCGACCCACACCATGTAA
- a CDS encoding TatD family hydrolase, with protein sequence MLVDSHCHLDRLDLTAHGGSLDAALDAARSRGVGHFLCIGVSADNAAAVKALAERYADVDCSIGVHPLDLEPTSQPVLDWLLGELQHPHVVAIGETGLDYHYEPEAAQMQQQSFRLHLEAARLTGKPVIVHTRAARADTLDLLREAALPQAGVLHCFTEDWDMAKAALDLGFYISLSGIVTFRNADALRDVARKVPADRLLVETDAPYLAPIPHRGKANLPQYVREVAEFLAQLRGVPFEVLAEQTTANFKTLFPLARVTG encoded by the coding sequence ATGCTGGTAGATTCCCACTGTCACCTCGACCGCCTTGACCTCACTGCCCACGGCGGCTCACTGGACGCCGCGCTGGACGCTGCACGATCGCGTGGTGTCGGGCATTTCCTCTGCATAGGTGTCAGCGCCGATAACGCAGCGGCGGTCAAAGCGTTGGCCGAGCGCTATGCGGATGTGGACTGCTCGATCGGCGTGCATCCTCTGGATCTCGAGCCGACGAGCCAGCCGGTGCTGGACTGGTTGCTTGGCGAGCTGCAGCACCCGCATGTGGTTGCGATCGGCGAGACAGGGCTGGATTACCACTACGAGCCGGAAGCTGCGCAGATGCAGCAGCAGTCGTTTCGCCTGCACCTTGAAGCCGCCAGGCTGACAGGTAAGCCGGTGATCGTGCACACCCGGGCGGCCCGCGCCGATACGCTGGATCTGCTACGTGAAGCGGCGCTGCCGCAAGCTGGTGTGCTGCATTGTTTCACCGAGGACTGGGACATGGCCAAGGCGGCACTTGATCTCGGTTTCTATATCTCCCTGTCCGGGATCGTTACGTTCCGCAACGCCGATGCGCTGCGCGATGTAGCCCGCAAGGTCCCGGCAGATCGCTTGCTGGTCGAAACCGATGCGCCTTATCTGGCGCCGATTCCCCACCGTGGCAAAGCCAACCTGCCGCAGTACGTGCGTGAGGTTGCCGAGTTCCTCGCGCAGCTGCGTGGTGTCCCGTTCGAAGTGCTGGCTGAGCAGACCACTGCCAACTTCAAGACGTTGTTCCCGCTGGCCAGAGTGACTGGCTGA
- a CDS encoding amino acid permease codes for MTAETLHTGSLQRGLKNRHIQLIALGGAIGTGLFLGSAGVLRSAGPSMILGYAIGGFIAFLIMRQLGEMIVEEPVAGSFSHFAHKYGGGYAGFLSGWNYWVLYVLVGMAELTAVGKYVQFWWPEVPTWATAAAFFVLINLINLSNVKAFGETEFWFAIVKVAAIVGMILLGLFLLVSGKGGEQASISNLWSHGGFFPNGFSGMLLALAIIMFSFGGLELVGITAAEAAEPKTVIPKAINQVVYRILIFYIGALTVLLALYPWDALLLTLGAAGDPYSGSPFVQIFSLIGSDTAAHLLNFVVLTAALSVYNSGVYCNSRMLYGLAEQGDAPRSLMKINSRGVPVLAVGVSALVTLLCVAVNYLFPQGALELLMSLAVAALVINWAMISLAHLKFRRAMQQQGVEPSFKAFWFPLSNYLCLAFVAGILIIMLWLPGIRMSVFAIPVWVGFLWLCYRLRARLLARAV; via the coding sequence ATGACCGCTGAAACGCTGCACACCGGATCGCTCCAGCGCGGTCTGAAGAATCGCCACATCCAATTGATCGCTCTGGGCGGTGCGATTGGCACTGGGCTATTCCTAGGCTCGGCCGGGGTTCTGAGAAGTGCCGGCCCGTCAATGATCCTAGGCTACGCGATTGGTGGCTTCATTGCTTTTCTGATCATGCGTCAGCTCGGCGAAATGATCGTCGAGGAGCCTGTTGCAGGCTCCTTCAGCCATTTCGCACACAAGTATGGCGGTGGCTATGCAGGGTTTCTTTCCGGCTGGAACTATTGGGTGCTCTATGTCCTGGTAGGTATGGCCGAGCTCACGGCGGTCGGCAAGTACGTACAGTTCTGGTGGCCCGAGGTTCCGACCTGGGCTACAGCCGCAGCGTTCTTCGTGCTGATCAACTTGATCAACCTCAGTAACGTCAAGGCCTTCGGCGAAACCGAGTTCTGGTTTGCCATCGTCAAGGTCGCCGCGATCGTCGGCATGATCCTGCTCGGGCTTTTCCTGCTGGTCAGCGGTAAGGGCGGCGAGCAGGCGAGCATCAGCAATCTGTGGAGCCACGGTGGGTTTTTTCCTAACGGCTTCAGCGGGATGCTGCTGGCTTTGGCGATCATCATGTTTTCCTTTGGTGGGCTGGAGCTGGTGGGTATCACCGCGGCGGAAGCGGCTGAGCCGAAAACCGTGATTCCCAAGGCAATCAATCAGGTCGTCTATCGCATCCTGATTTTCTATATAGGTGCGCTGACCGTTCTGCTGGCACTTTATCCCTGGGATGCGTTGCTGCTGACGCTGGGTGCCGCGGGCGACCCCTACAGCGGCAGCCCCTTCGTGCAGATCTTTTCGCTGATCGGCAGCGACACTGCTGCGCACCTGCTGAATTTCGTCGTGCTCACTGCGGCGCTATCGGTCTACAACAGCGGTGTGTATTGCAACAGCCGGATGCTGTACGGCCTGGCTGAACAAGGCGATGCGCCGCGCAGCCTCATGAAAATAAACTCTCGCGGCGTGCCGGTCCTCGCGGTAGGGGTATCCGCATTGGTGACGCTGCTTTGCGTGGCAGTGAACTACCTGTTTCCGCAGGGCGCGCTTGAGTTGCTCATGTCTCTTGCGGTGGCTGCGTTGGTGATCAACTGGGCGATGATCAGTCTTGCGCATCTCAAGTTTCGACGTGCCATGCAGCAGCAAGGGGTCGAGCCAAGCTTCAAGGCGTTCTGGTTTCCACTGAGCAACTACCTGTGCCTGGCCTTCGTTGCCGGCATATTGATCATCATGCTGTGGTTGCCAGGGATTCGCATGTCGGTATTCGCCATTCCCGTCTGGGTTGGCTTTCTCTGGCTGTGCTATCGGCTGCGGGCTCGTTTGCTGGCGAGGGCGGTATAG